Proteins encoded together in one Syntrophorhabdaceae bacterium window:
- a CDS encoding Trm112 family protein — MPIKKELLDILCCPKCKGDIYLNEKEDGLICDKCSLMYPIRDDIPIMLIDEAISLEADKKR; from the coding sequence ATGCCTATAAAAAAAGAGTTGCTGGATATACTTTGCTGCCCCAAATGCAAAGGAGATATCTATCTTAATGAAAAAGAGGATGGTTTAATATGTGATAAATGCAGTCTTATGTATCCCATAAGGGATGATATACCTATAATGCTCATCGATGAAGCCATATCTCTTGAAGCTGATAAGAAAAGGTGA